One segment of Synchiropus splendidus isolate RoL2022-P1 chromosome 4, RoL_Sspl_1.0, whole genome shotgun sequence DNA contains the following:
- the LOC128756733 gene encoding sodium bicarbonate cotransporter 3-like isoform X14, whose protein sequence is MEESSEQMRPLLRSGLDEEAIVDHGKSSFTTQTNCERDDLESHRAVYVGVHVPFGRESKRRHRHRGHRHHRKKKDKDSEEGKEDGRESPSYDTPSQRVQFILGTEDDDLEHVPHDLFTELDELSFRDGSATEWRETARWLKFEEDVEDGGERWSKPYVATLSLHSLFELRSCILNGTVMLDMRANSIEEIADMVIDSMVATGQLKEDLREKVREAMLKKHHHQNERKLSNRIPLVRSIADIGPLSFQNSVPSNLDGNKAVERRPSKVGVSRESSSVDFSKVDMNFMRKIPPGAEASNVLVGEVDFLEKPIIAFVRLSPAVLITGLTEVPVPTRFLFLLLGPHGKGPQYHEIGRSMATLMTDEIFHDVAYKAKDRTDLLSGIDEFLDQVTVLPPGEWDPTIRIEPPKNVPSQLKRKRPSQPNGNASLAGELEKEEEHQTGPELQRTGRIFGGLIQDIKRKAPFYWSDIRDSFSLQCLASVLFLYCACMSPVITFGGLLGEATKGNISAIESLFGASMTGVAYSLFAGQPLTILGSTGPVLVFEKILFKFCSDYSLSYLSLRTSIGLWTAFLCVVLVATDASSLVCYITRFTEEAFAALICIIFIYEALEKLFHLGEHYPVNNHNDLDNLTMYTCQCSAPANASDKLVQRWNLSGFTPDSIPWSSLNVSMCKELHGDFVGPACGDHGPYIPDVLFWSIILFFTTFFLSSFLKQFKTERYFPTKVRSTISDFAVFLTIMIMVLVDYLMGIPSPKLNVPDRFEPTSKNRGWLIDPLGDNPWWTMLVAALPALLCTILIFMDQQITAVIINRKEHKLKKGCGYHLDLLIVSVMLGVCSVMGLPWFVAATVLSISHVNSLKVESGCSAPGEQPKFLGIREQRVTGFMIFVLMGCSVFMTSVLKFIPMPVLYGVFLYMGVSSLKGIQFFDRIKLFGMPAKHQPDLIYLRYVPLWKVHIFTLVQLTCLVLLWVIKASAAAVVFPMMVLALVFVRKLLDLFFTKRELSWLDDLMPESKKKKEDDKKKKAREKLEQESRLQDEDEIPVDYDEATQLSIPAKALSGSSQEKVACVRVDISPDTPGGGTTAETFL, encoded by the exons GGTCTAGATGAAGAAGCCATAGTGGACCATGGAAAGAGCAGCTTCACCACACAGACCAACTGCGAGAGGGATGACCTTGAAA gcCACAGAGCAGTATATGTAGGTGTCCATGTACCATTTGGAAGGGAGAGCAAGCGGAGGCATCGCCACAGAGGTCACCGACACCacagaaagaagaaagacaaagatTCAGAGGAGGGGAAGGAAGATGGCAGAGAGTCTCCATCATATG ACACCCCATCTCAGAGGGTCCAGTTTATCCTGGGGACAGAAGATGACGATTTGGAGCATGTACCTCATGATCTCTTCACTGAGCTGGATGAGTTGTCATTCAGAGATGGAAGTGCAACTGAGTGGAGGGAAACTGCCAG ATGGCTGAAGTTTGAAGAAGATGTAGAAGATGGAGGGGAGAGGTGGAGTAAACCATACGTGGCCACATTGTCTTTGCACAGTTTATTTGAGCTGCGCAGCTGCATTCTTAACGGCACTGTCATGCTCGACATGAGGGCCAACAGTATTGAGGAAATTGCTG ATATGGTGATTGACAGCATGGTGGCGACAGGCCAGCTGAAGGAGGACCTGCGCGAGAAGGTGCGAGAAGCCATGCTGAAGAAACACCACCATCAGAATGAGAGAAAGCTCAGCAATCGCATCCCTTTGGTGCGATCGATTGCTGACATAG GACCATTGTCTTTTCAAAACTCGGTGCCAAGCAACCTGGACGGTAACAAGGCAGTGGAGAGGAGGCCATCCAAAGTTGGGGTCAGTAGAGAAAGCAGCAGTGTCGACTTCAGCAAG GTGGATATGAATTTCATGAGGAAGATTCCTCCGGGTGCCGAGGCGTCCAATGTGCTGGTGGGAGAAGTGGACTTCCTGGAGAAGCCCATAATTGCATTTGTGCGACTTTCCCCAGCCGTTCTTATCACAGGTCTCACTGAGGTGCCTGTTCCCACGAG gtttctttttcttcttctgggtCCTCACGGCAAGGGCCCTCAGTACCATGAGATTGGTCGATCTATGGCCACTCTGATGACAGACGAG ATATTTCACGATGTGGCGTACAAGGCCAAAGACAGAACGGATCTTCTATCTGGAATAGACGAGTTCCTCGATCAGGTGACAGTCCTTCCTCCTGGAGAGTGGGACCCCACCATCCGAATCGAACCCCCCAAGAATGTACCATCGCAG CTCAAAAGAAAAAGGCCGTCCCAGCCCAATGGTAATGCTTCCCTGGCAGGAGAGCTTGAAAAGGAAGAGGAACATCAGACAGGACCAGAGCTTCAGAGAACAGGAAG GATATTCGGAGGGTTGATACAGGACATCAAACGGAAGGCACCGTTTTACTGGAGTGACATCAGAGACTCCTTCAGCCTGCAGTGTTTAGCCTCCGTCCTCTTCCTCTACTGCGCCTGCATGTCTCCTGTCATTACATTTGGAGGTCTCCTCGGAGAGGCAACTAAAGGCAACATT aGTGCCATAGAGTCTTTGTTTGGAGCCTCCATGACAGGAGTGGCTTACTCGCTATTTGCAGGTCAACCATTGACTATTTTAGGAAGCACCGGGCCTGTTTTAGTGTTTGAGAAGATCCTATTTAAGTTCTGCAG TGACTACAGTTTGTCGTACCTGTCGCTGAGGACGAGCATCGGGCTCTGGACTGCCTTCTTGTGTGTTGTCCTTGTGGCCACGGACGCCAGTTCGCTTGTCTGCTACATCACGCGGTTCACAGAAGAAGCCTTCGCAGCACTCATCTGCATCATTTTTATCTATGAGGCGCTGGAGAAGCTGTTCCACTTGGGTGAACACTATCCTGTCAACAACCACAACGACCTGGACAACCTGACCATGTATAC GTGTCAGTGTTCTGCCCCAGCTAATGCCTCGGATAAACTCGTGCAGCGATGGAATTTGTCAGGATTCACCCCAGACTCAATACCATGGAGCAGCCTCAATGTTTCT ATGTGTAAGGAACTCCATGGAGATTTTGTGGGCCCGGCCTGTGGTGACCATGGACCGTACATCCCTGACGTTCTCTTCTGGtccatcatcctcttcttcaccaccttcttcttgtcctccttCCTCAAACAATTTAAAACTGAGCGATATTTCCCCACCAAG GTGCGATCCACCATCAGcgactttgctgtttttctgaCCATCATGATCATGGTGCTGGTGGACTACCTCATGGGGATACCGTCTCCTAAACTCAACGTCCCTGACCGCTTTGAG CCCACTTCCAAGAATCGTGGCTGGCTGATCGACCCGTTGGGTGATAACCCGTGGTGGACAATGCTTGTGGCGGCTCTTCCGGCGCTGCTCTGTACTATCCTGATATTCATGGACCAGCAGATTACCGCAGTTATTATCAACCGCAAAGAACACAAGCTCAAG AAAGGCTGTGGCTATCACCTGGACTTACTGATAGTGTCAGTGATGCTGGGGGTCTGCTCCGTTATGGGCCTGCCCTGGTTCGTGGCAGCGACAgtcctctccatctctcacGTCAACAGCCTGAAGGTGGAGTCCGGCTGCTCCGCTCCTGGGGAGCAGCCAAAGTTCCTGGGCATCCGAGAGCAGCGAGTCACTGGATTCATGATTTTCGTCCTCATGGGATGTTCAGTTTTCATGACGTCGGTGTTGAAG TTTATTCCAATGCCAGTGCTGTATGGAGTCTTTCTCTACATGGGCGTCTCCTCTTTGAAAGGCATTCAA TTCTTCGACAGGATCAAGCTGTTCGGCATGCCAGCCAAGCACCAGCCCGATCTCATCTACCTGCGCTACGTTCCACTGTGGAAGGTTCACATCTTCACGCTGGTGCAGCTGAcctgcttggtcctgctgtggGTCATCAAAgcctctgcagcagctgtggtgtTCCCCATGATG GTTCTGGCTTTGGTGTTTGTTCGGAAGCTCCTCGACCTTTTCTTCACCAAGCGAGAGCTGAGTTGGCTGGATGACCTGATGCCGGAGagcaaaaagaagaaggaagacgacaagaagaagaaagcacGAGAAAAGCTG GAGCAGGAGTCCAGGCTGCAGGACGAGGACGAGATCCCTGTCGACTACGATGAAGCGACCCAGCTCAGCATCCCGGCGAAAGCTCTCTCAGGAAG CAGTCAAGAGAAAGTGGCGTGTGTCAGAGTGGACATCAGCCCGGACACGCCAGGAGGAGGCACCACGGCCGAGACCTTCCTGTGA
- the LOC128756733 gene encoding sodium bicarbonate cotransporter 3-like isoform X17 translates to MEESSEQMRPLLRSGLDEEAIVDHGKSSFTTQTNCERDDLESHRAVYVGVHVPFGRESKRRHRHRGHRHHRKKKDKDSEEGKEDGRESPSYDTPSQRVQFILGTEDDDLEHVPHDLFTELDELSFRDGSATEWRETARWLKFEEDVEDGGERWSKPYVATLSLHSLFELRSCILNGTVMLDMRANSIEEIADMVIDSMVATGQLKEDLREKVREAMLKKHHHQNERKLSNRIPLVRSIADIGKKHSDPLLLERNGEGLSSSRHSLHKPGAASSGTDLSERRESRVSILLNHLLPSNMGPSAGPSTLNTPQNTPSTFRRSTPSPTFGTVQGIPEVVVSPPEDDEPQKCAEEAVSSEELSRQASSASQGLEQLPLEGPLSFQNSVPSNLDGNKAVERRPSKVGVDMNFMRKIPPGAEASNVLVGEVDFLEKPIIAFVRLSPAVLITGLTEVPVPTRFLFLLLGPHGKGPQYHEIGRSMATLMTDEIFHDVAYKAKDRTDLLSGIDEFLDQVTVLPPGEWDPTIRIEPPKNVPSQLKRKRPSQPNGNASLAGELEKEEEHQTGPELQRTGRIFGGLIQDIKRKAPFYWSDIRDSFSLQCLASVLFLYCACMSPVITFGGLLGEATKGNISAIESLFGASMTGVAYSLFAGQPLTILGSTGPVLVFEKILFKFCSDYSLSYLSLRTSIGLWTAFLCVVLVATDASSLVCYITRFTEEAFAALICIIFIYEALEKLFHLGEHYPVNNHNDLDNLTMYTCQCSAPANASDKLVQRWNLSGFTPDSIPWSSLNVSMCKELHGDFVGPACGDHGPYIPDVLFWSIILFFTTFFLSSFLKQFKTERYFPTKVRSTISDFAVFLTIMIMVLVDYLMGIPSPKLNVPDRFEPTSKNRGWLIDPLGDNPWWTMLVAALPALLCTILIFMDQQITAVIINRKEHKLKKGCGYHLDLLIVSVMLGVCSVMGLPWFVAATVLSISHVNSLKVESGCSAPGEQPKFLGIREQRVTGFMIFVLMGCSVFMTSVLKFIPMPVLYGVFLYMGVSSLKGIQFFDRIKLFGMPAKHQPDLIYLRYVPLWKVHIFTLVQLTCLVLLWVIKASAAAVVFPMMVLALVFVRKLLDLFFTKRELSWLDDLMPESKKKKEDDKKKKAREKLEQESRLQDEDEIPVDYDEATQLSIPAKALSGSQEKVACVRVDISPDTPGGGTTAETFL, encoded by the exons GGTCTAGATGAAGAAGCCATAGTGGACCATGGAAAGAGCAGCTTCACCACACAGACCAACTGCGAGAGGGATGACCTTGAAA gcCACAGAGCAGTATATGTAGGTGTCCATGTACCATTTGGAAGGGAGAGCAAGCGGAGGCATCGCCACAGAGGTCACCGACACCacagaaagaagaaagacaaagatTCAGAGGAGGGGAAGGAAGATGGCAGAGAGTCTCCATCATATG ACACCCCATCTCAGAGGGTCCAGTTTATCCTGGGGACAGAAGATGACGATTTGGAGCATGTACCTCATGATCTCTTCACTGAGCTGGATGAGTTGTCATTCAGAGATGGAAGTGCAACTGAGTGGAGGGAAACTGCCAG ATGGCTGAAGTTTGAAGAAGATGTAGAAGATGGAGGGGAGAGGTGGAGTAAACCATACGTGGCCACATTGTCTTTGCACAGTTTATTTGAGCTGCGCAGCTGCATTCTTAACGGCACTGTCATGCTCGACATGAGGGCCAACAGTATTGAGGAAATTGCTG ATATGGTGATTGACAGCATGGTGGCGACAGGCCAGCTGAAGGAGGACCTGCGCGAGAAGGTGCGAGAAGCCATGCTGAAGAAACACCACCATCAGAATGAGAGAAAGCTCAGCAATCGCATCCCTTTGGTGCGATCGATTGCTGACATAGGCAAGAAACATTCTGACCCACTCTTGCTTGAAAGAAATG GAGAGGGCCTGTCCTCTTCCCGTCACTCTCTCCACAAGCCAGGAGCAGCCTCCTCTGGCACCGACCTGTCAGAGAGACGCGAGTCCAGAGTTTCCATCCTCCTCAACCACCTCCTTCCCTCCAACATGGGACCCTCTGCCGGTCCCTCAACACTCAACACACCACAAAACACACCATCTACATTCAGACGCTCCACTCCGAGTCCCACCTTTGGAACTGTCCAGGGGATACCAGAAGTGGTTGTATCGCCTCCCGAGGATGATGAGCCGCAAAAGTGTGCGGAAGAAGCGGTCTCGTCCGAGGAGCTCAGCCGACAAGCATCCTCGGCATCCCAGGGACTTGAGCAGCTGCCCTTAGAAG GACCATTGTCTTTTCAAAACTCGGTGCCAAGCAACCTGGACGGTAACAAGGCAGTGGAGAGGAGGCCATCCAAAGTTGGG GTGGATATGAATTTCATGAGGAAGATTCCTCCGGGTGCCGAGGCGTCCAATGTGCTGGTGGGAGAAGTGGACTTCCTGGAGAAGCCCATAATTGCATTTGTGCGACTTTCCCCAGCCGTTCTTATCACAGGTCTCACTGAGGTGCCTGTTCCCACGAG gtttctttttcttcttctgggtCCTCACGGCAAGGGCCCTCAGTACCATGAGATTGGTCGATCTATGGCCACTCTGATGACAGACGAG ATATTTCACGATGTGGCGTACAAGGCCAAAGACAGAACGGATCTTCTATCTGGAATAGACGAGTTCCTCGATCAGGTGACAGTCCTTCCTCCTGGAGAGTGGGACCCCACCATCCGAATCGAACCCCCCAAGAATGTACCATCGCAG CTCAAAAGAAAAAGGCCGTCCCAGCCCAATGGTAATGCTTCCCTGGCAGGAGAGCTTGAAAAGGAAGAGGAACATCAGACAGGACCAGAGCTTCAGAGAACAGGAAG GATATTCGGAGGGTTGATACAGGACATCAAACGGAAGGCACCGTTTTACTGGAGTGACATCAGAGACTCCTTCAGCCTGCAGTGTTTAGCCTCCGTCCTCTTCCTCTACTGCGCCTGCATGTCTCCTGTCATTACATTTGGAGGTCTCCTCGGAGAGGCAACTAAAGGCAACATT aGTGCCATAGAGTCTTTGTTTGGAGCCTCCATGACAGGAGTGGCTTACTCGCTATTTGCAGGTCAACCATTGACTATTTTAGGAAGCACCGGGCCTGTTTTAGTGTTTGAGAAGATCCTATTTAAGTTCTGCAG TGACTACAGTTTGTCGTACCTGTCGCTGAGGACGAGCATCGGGCTCTGGACTGCCTTCTTGTGTGTTGTCCTTGTGGCCACGGACGCCAGTTCGCTTGTCTGCTACATCACGCGGTTCACAGAAGAAGCCTTCGCAGCACTCATCTGCATCATTTTTATCTATGAGGCGCTGGAGAAGCTGTTCCACTTGGGTGAACACTATCCTGTCAACAACCACAACGACCTGGACAACCTGACCATGTATAC GTGTCAGTGTTCTGCCCCAGCTAATGCCTCGGATAAACTCGTGCAGCGATGGAATTTGTCAGGATTCACCCCAGACTCAATACCATGGAGCAGCCTCAATGTTTCT ATGTGTAAGGAACTCCATGGAGATTTTGTGGGCCCGGCCTGTGGTGACCATGGACCGTACATCCCTGACGTTCTCTTCTGGtccatcatcctcttcttcaccaccttcttcttgtcctccttCCTCAAACAATTTAAAACTGAGCGATATTTCCCCACCAAG GTGCGATCCACCATCAGcgactttgctgtttttctgaCCATCATGATCATGGTGCTGGTGGACTACCTCATGGGGATACCGTCTCCTAAACTCAACGTCCCTGACCGCTTTGAG CCCACTTCCAAGAATCGTGGCTGGCTGATCGACCCGTTGGGTGATAACCCGTGGTGGACAATGCTTGTGGCGGCTCTTCCGGCGCTGCTCTGTACTATCCTGATATTCATGGACCAGCAGATTACCGCAGTTATTATCAACCGCAAAGAACACAAGCTCAAG AAAGGCTGTGGCTATCACCTGGACTTACTGATAGTGTCAGTGATGCTGGGGGTCTGCTCCGTTATGGGCCTGCCCTGGTTCGTGGCAGCGACAgtcctctccatctctcacGTCAACAGCCTGAAGGTGGAGTCCGGCTGCTCCGCTCCTGGGGAGCAGCCAAAGTTCCTGGGCATCCGAGAGCAGCGAGTCACTGGATTCATGATTTTCGTCCTCATGGGATGTTCAGTTTTCATGACGTCGGTGTTGAAG TTTATTCCAATGCCAGTGCTGTATGGAGTCTTTCTCTACATGGGCGTCTCCTCTTTGAAAGGCATTCAA TTCTTCGACAGGATCAAGCTGTTCGGCATGCCAGCCAAGCACCAGCCCGATCTCATCTACCTGCGCTACGTTCCACTGTGGAAGGTTCACATCTTCACGCTGGTGCAGCTGAcctgcttggtcctgctgtggGTCATCAAAgcctctgcagcagctgtggtgtTCCCCATGATG GTTCTGGCTTTGGTGTTTGTTCGGAAGCTCCTCGACCTTTTCTTCACCAAGCGAGAGCTGAGTTGGCTGGATGACCTGATGCCGGAGagcaaaaagaagaaggaagacgacaagaagaagaaagcacGAGAAAAGCTG GAGCAGGAGTCCAGGCTGCAGGACGAGGACGAGATCCCTGTCGACTACGATGAAGCGACCCAGCTCAGCATCCCGGCGAAAGCTCTCTCAGGAAG TCAAGAGAAAGTGGCGTGTGTCAGAGTGGACATCAGCCCGGACACGCCAGGAGGAGGCACCACGGCCGAGACCTTCCTGTGA
- the LOC128756733 gene encoding sodium bicarbonate cotransporter 3-like isoform X10: protein MEESSEQMRPLLRSGLDEEAIVDHGKSSFTTQTNCERDDLESTFKDAMGHRAVYVGVHVPFGRESKRRHRHRGHRHHRKKKDKDSEEGKEDGRESPSYDTPSQRVQFILGTEDDDLEHVPHDLFTELDELSFRDGSATEWRETARWLKFEEDVEDGGERWSKPYVATLSLHSLFELRSCILNGTVMLDMRANSIEEIADMVIDSMVATGQLKEDLREKVREAMLKKHHHQNERKLSNRIPLVRSIADIGKKHSDPLLLERNGPLSFQNSVPSNLDGNKAVERRPSKVGVSRESSSVDFSKVDMNFMRKIPPGAEASNVLVGEVDFLEKPIIAFVRLSPAVLITGLTEVPVPTRFLFLLLGPHGKGPQYHEIGRSMATLMTDEIFHDVAYKAKDRTDLLSGIDEFLDQVTVLPPGEWDPTIRIEPPKNVPSQLKRKRPSQPNGNASLAGELEKEEEHQTGPELQRTGRIFGGLIQDIKRKAPFYWSDIRDSFSLQCLASVLFLYCACMSPVITFGGLLGEATKGNISAIESLFGASMTGVAYSLFAGQPLTILGSTGPVLVFEKILFKFCSDYSLSYLSLRTSIGLWTAFLCVVLVATDASSLVCYITRFTEEAFAALICIIFIYEALEKLFHLGEHYPVNNHNDLDNLTMYTCQCSAPANASDKLVQRWNLSGFTPDSIPWSSLNVSMCKELHGDFVGPACGDHGPYIPDVLFWSIILFFTTFFLSSFLKQFKTERYFPTKVRSTISDFAVFLTIMIMVLVDYLMGIPSPKLNVPDRFEPTSKNRGWLIDPLGDNPWWTMLVAALPALLCTILIFMDQQITAVIINRKEHKLKKGCGYHLDLLIVSVMLGVCSVMGLPWFVAATVLSISHVNSLKVESGCSAPGEQPKFLGIREQRVTGFMIFVLMGCSVFMTSVLKFIPMPVLYGVFLYMGVSSLKGIQFFDRIKLFGMPAKHQPDLIYLRYVPLWKVHIFTLVQLTCLVLLWVIKASAAAVVFPMMVLALVFVRKLLDLFFTKRELSWLDDLMPESKKKKEDDKKKKAREKLEQESRLQDEDEIPVDYDEATQLSIPAKALSGSSQEKVACVRVDISPDTPGGGTTAETFL, encoded by the exons GGTCTAGATGAAGAAGCCATAGTGGACCATGGAAAGAGCAGCTTCACCACACAGACCAACTGCGAGAGGGATGACCTTGAAAGTACGTTTAAAGATGCAATGG gcCACAGAGCAGTATATGTAGGTGTCCATGTACCATTTGGAAGGGAGAGCAAGCGGAGGCATCGCCACAGAGGTCACCGACACCacagaaagaagaaagacaaagatTCAGAGGAGGGGAAGGAAGATGGCAGAGAGTCTCCATCATATG ACACCCCATCTCAGAGGGTCCAGTTTATCCTGGGGACAGAAGATGACGATTTGGAGCATGTACCTCATGATCTCTTCACTGAGCTGGATGAGTTGTCATTCAGAGATGGAAGTGCAACTGAGTGGAGGGAAACTGCCAG ATGGCTGAAGTTTGAAGAAGATGTAGAAGATGGAGGGGAGAGGTGGAGTAAACCATACGTGGCCACATTGTCTTTGCACAGTTTATTTGAGCTGCGCAGCTGCATTCTTAACGGCACTGTCATGCTCGACATGAGGGCCAACAGTATTGAGGAAATTGCTG ATATGGTGATTGACAGCATGGTGGCGACAGGCCAGCTGAAGGAGGACCTGCGCGAGAAGGTGCGAGAAGCCATGCTGAAGAAACACCACCATCAGAATGAGAGAAAGCTCAGCAATCGCATCCCTTTGGTGCGATCGATTGCTGACATAGGCAAGAAACATTCTGACCCACTCTTGCTTGAAAGAAATG GACCATTGTCTTTTCAAAACTCGGTGCCAAGCAACCTGGACGGTAACAAGGCAGTGGAGAGGAGGCCATCCAAAGTTGGGGTCAGTAGAGAAAGCAGCAGTGTCGACTTCAGCAAG GTGGATATGAATTTCATGAGGAAGATTCCTCCGGGTGCCGAGGCGTCCAATGTGCTGGTGGGAGAAGTGGACTTCCTGGAGAAGCCCATAATTGCATTTGTGCGACTTTCCCCAGCCGTTCTTATCACAGGTCTCACTGAGGTGCCTGTTCCCACGAG gtttctttttcttcttctgggtCCTCACGGCAAGGGCCCTCAGTACCATGAGATTGGTCGATCTATGGCCACTCTGATGACAGACGAG ATATTTCACGATGTGGCGTACAAGGCCAAAGACAGAACGGATCTTCTATCTGGAATAGACGAGTTCCTCGATCAGGTGACAGTCCTTCCTCCTGGAGAGTGGGACCCCACCATCCGAATCGAACCCCCCAAGAATGTACCATCGCAG CTCAAAAGAAAAAGGCCGTCCCAGCCCAATGGTAATGCTTCCCTGGCAGGAGAGCTTGAAAAGGAAGAGGAACATCAGACAGGACCAGAGCTTCAGAGAACAGGAAG GATATTCGGAGGGTTGATACAGGACATCAAACGGAAGGCACCGTTTTACTGGAGTGACATCAGAGACTCCTTCAGCCTGCAGTGTTTAGCCTCCGTCCTCTTCCTCTACTGCGCCTGCATGTCTCCTGTCATTACATTTGGAGGTCTCCTCGGAGAGGCAACTAAAGGCAACATT aGTGCCATAGAGTCTTTGTTTGGAGCCTCCATGACAGGAGTGGCTTACTCGCTATTTGCAGGTCAACCATTGACTATTTTAGGAAGCACCGGGCCTGTTTTAGTGTTTGAGAAGATCCTATTTAAGTTCTGCAG TGACTACAGTTTGTCGTACCTGTCGCTGAGGACGAGCATCGGGCTCTGGACTGCCTTCTTGTGTGTTGTCCTTGTGGCCACGGACGCCAGTTCGCTTGTCTGCTACATCACGCGGTTCACAGAAGAAGCCTTCGCAGCACTCATCTGCATCATTTTTATCTATGAGGCGCTGGAGAAGCTGTTCCACTTGGGTGAACACTATCCTGTCAACAACCACAACGACCTGGACAACCTGACCATGTATAC GTGTCAGTGTTCTGCCCCAGCTAATGCCTCGGATAAACTCGTGCAGCGATGGAATTTGTCAGGATTCACCCCAGACTCAATACCATGGAGCAGCCTCAATGTTTCT ATGTGTAAGGAACTCCATGGAGATTTTGTGGGCCCGGCCTGTGGTGACCATGGACCGTACATCCCTGACGTTCTCTTCTGGtccatcatcctcttcttcaccaccttcttcttgtcctccttCCTCAAACAATTTAAAACTGAGCGATATTTCCCCACCAAG GTGCGATCCACCATCAGcgactttgctgtttttctgaCCATCATGATCATGGTGCTGGTGGACTACCTCATGGGGATACCGTCTCCTAAACTCAACGTCCCTGACCGCTTTGAG CCCACTTCCAAGAATCGTGGCTGGCTGATCGACCCGTTGGGTGATAACCCGTGGTGGACAATGCTTGTGGCGGCTCTTCCGGCGCTGCTCTGTACTATCCTGATATTCATGGACCAGCAGATTACCGCAGTTATTATCAACCGCAAAGAACACAAGCTCAAG AAAGGCTGTGGCTATCACCTGGACTTACTGATAGTGTCAGTGATGCTGGGGGTCTGCTCCGTTATGGGCCTGCCCTGGTTCGTGGCAGCGACAgtcctctccatctctcacGTCAACAGCCTGAAGGTGGAGTCCGGCTGCTCCGCTCCTGGGGAGCAGCCAAAGTTCCTGGGCATCCGAGAGCAGCGAGTCACTGGATTCATGATTTTCGTCCTCATGGGATGTTCAGTTTTCATGACGTCGGTGTTGAAG TTTATTCCAATGCCAGTGCTGTATGGAGTCTTTCTCTACATGGGCGTCTCCTCTTTGAAAGGCATTCAA TTCTTCGACAGGATCAAGCTGTTCGGCATGCCAGCCAAGCACCAGCCCGATCTCATCTACCTGCGCTACGTTCCACTGTGGAAGGTTCACATCTTCACGCTGGTGCAGCTGAcctgcttggtcctgctgtggGTCATCAAAgcctctgcagcagctgtggtgtTCCCCATGATG GTTCTGGCTTTGGTGTTTGTTCGGAAGCTCCTCGACCTTTTCTTCACCAAGCGAGAGCTGAGTTGGCTGGATGACCTGATGCCGGAGagcaaaaagaagaaggaagacgacaagaagaagaaagcacGAGAAAAGCTG GAGCAGGAGTCCAGGCTGCAGGACGAGGACGAGATCCCTGTCGACTACGATGAAGCGACCCAGCTCAGCATCCCGGCGAAAGCTCTCTCAGGAAG CAGTCAAGAGAAAGTGGCGTGTGTCAGAGTGGACATCAGCCCGGACACGCCAGGAGGAGGCACCACGGCCGAGACCTTCCTGTGA